A genomic segment from Aegilops tauschii subsp. strangulata cultivar AL8/78 chromosome 1, Aet v6.0, whole genome shotgun sequence encodes:
- the LOC109750834 gene encoding cysteine--tRNA ligase CPS1, chloroplastic/mitochondrial, whose product MAGSEQQQRALMLFDTRMKKAEMFRPLIEGKVSMYVCGVTPYDFSHARAYVAFDVLYRYLKYLGYEVEYVRNFTDIDDKIIRRANEAGETATSLSSRFIDEFLRDMVELQCLPPTREPRVTEHTKEIIDLITKIEEKGKAYTIEGDGVYFSVDNFPEYLSLSGRSLDHNLPGSRVAVDTRKRNPADFALWKSAKEGEPFWESPWGRGRPGWHIECSAMSGHYLGHAFDIHGGGKDLIFPHHENELAQSRAAYPESEVKCWMHNGFVNNNGQKMAKADKNFFTIRDIIALYHPMALRLFLMRTHYRSDVNHSDAGLEFASGRVYYIYQTLQDSEEVISLYRDDELDVPVPAGDRKVVDDNHESFLRHMSNDLHTTGALDELMKPVRAMNNNLSDLKKLQQKLEQQQKKEPEKQQQQQKKKQPEEKQQEHYVQALVALHGEVTNKLSILGLMPSSPLAEVVKQLKEKALKRAGMSEEELQQAIEQRSAARKKKDFAESDRIRTELSARGIALMMDEPAGTLWKPSEPAELVEEP is encoded by the exons ATGGCGGGGTCGGAGCAGCAGCAGAGGGCGCTTATGCTGTTTGACACGAGGATGAAGAAGGCGGAGATGTTCCGGCCGCTTATTGAGGGCAAAGTGAGCATGTACGTCTGCGGCGTGACGCCCTACGACTTCAGCCACGCCCGCGCCTACGTCGCCTTTGACGTCCTCTACAG GTACCTGAAGTACTTGGGGTATGAGGTTGAGTACGTGCGCAACTTCACTGATATCGACGACAAG ATTATTAGACGAGCAAATGAAGCTGGTGAAACGGCAACTAGTTTGAGTAGTCGGTTCATCGATGAGTTCCTGCGTGACATGGTTGAACTTCAGTGCTTGCCTCCTACTCGCGAGCCACGTGTGACGGAGCACACTAAAGAGATAATAGATTTGATAACCAAG ATAGAGGAAAAAGGGAAAGCCTATACTATTGAAGGAGACGGCGTATACTTCTCCGTCGATAATTTCCCTGAATATCTTAGTCTGTCTGGAAGGAGCTTAGACCATAATCTTCCAGGGTCACGAGTTGCTGTTGATACAAGAAAGCGCAATCCTGCAGATTTTGCATTATGGAAG TCTGCTAAGGAGGGTGAGCCATTCTGGGAAAGCCCTTGGGGCCGTGGAAGACCAGGATGGCATATTGAGTGCAGTGCAATGAGCGGGCATTATTTAGGCCATGCGTTTGATATTCATGGCGGAGGAAAAGACTTGATCTTTCCACATCATGAGAACGAGCTCGCGCAAAGCAGAGCAGCTTATCCTGAGAGCGAGGTCAAATGCTGGATGCATAATGGCTTTGTCAACAACAATGGCCAGAAGATGGCAAAAGCAGACAAAAACTTCTTCACTATCAGAGAT ATTATCGCTCTGTACCATCCCATGGCTCTAAGGCTATTCCTGATGCGAACACACTACAGGTCCGATGTCAACCACTCTGATGCAGGCCTTGAGTTTGCATCTGGCCGTGTGTACTACATTTATCAG ACTCTACAAGACTCTGAAGAGGTTATATCCTTGTACCGTGATGATGAGTTGGACGTCCCAGTACCAGCAGGCGATCGGAAGGTGGTTGACGACAACCACGAGAGTTTCCTGAGACACATGTCGAACGATCTTCACACAACAGGCGCCCTTGATGAGCTCATGAAGCCAGTGAGAGCAATGAACAACAACTTGAGTGATCTGAAG AAATTGCAGCAGAAACTGGAGCAGCAGCAGAAGAAAGAGCCagagaagcagcagcagcagcagaaaaAGAAACAGCCCGAGGAGAAACAGCAGGAACATT ATGTACAAGCTCTGGTTGCCTTGCACGGCGAAGTCACGAACAAACTGTCTATTCTTGGCTTGATGCCGTCATCGCCCTTGGCTGAG GTGGTGAAGCAGCTGAAGGAGAAGGCGCTGAAGCGAGCAGGGATGAGTGAAGAGGAGCTGCAGCAGGCGATTGAGCAGAGAAGCGctgcgaggaagaagaaggactTTGCGGAGTCGGACCGGATCAGGACGGAGCTCTCTGCCCGCGGCATCGCCTTGATGATGGATGAGCCTGCCGGGACGCTGTGGAAGCCATCTGAACCAGCAGAACTAGTTGAAGAACCGTAG
- the LOC109750845 gene encoding GDSL esterase/lipase LTL1 isoform X1, with translation MAGGASALAIMALGVLLLAAPSECARAFFVFGDSLVDNGNNNYLMTTARADSPPYGIDYPTHQATGRFSNGLNIPDIISEQIGAEPTLPYLSPELHGAKLLVGANFASAGVGILNDTGIQFVRTVNIVRVSRQLHYFGEYQGKLRALVGASQATQIVNRALVLITLGGNDFVNNYYLIPFSLRSRQFSLPDYVRYLIFEYKKILMRLYDMGARRVLVTGTGPLGCAPAELALRSRDGECDRDLMRAAELFNPQLSQALEELNARYGDGTFIAANSFRVHFDFISDPAAYGFRTAKEACCGQGPHNGVGLCTAVSRLCANRDQYVFWDSYHPTERANRIIVSQFMTGSLDYVSPLNLSTALHIDASLMD, from the exons ATGGCCGGCGGTGCGTCGGCCCTGGCGATCATGGCGCTGGGCGTCCTCCTCCTGGCGGCGCCGTCGGAGTGCGCGCGCGCCTTCTTCGTGTTCGGCGACTCCCTGGTGGACAACGGCAACAACAACTACCTGATGACGACGGCGCGCGCCGACTCGCCGCCGTACGGGATCGACTACCCCACGCACCAGGCCACCGGGCGCTTCTCCAACGGCCTCAACATCCCGGACATCATCA GTGAGCAGATCGGCGCGGAGCCCACGCTGCCGTACCTGTCCCCGGAGCTCCACGGCGCGAAGCTGCTCGTGGGCGCCAACTTCGCGTCGGCGGGCGTCGGCATCCTCAACGACACCGGCATCCAATTCGTACGCACG GTGAACATCGTGAGGGTGAGCCGGCAGCTGCACTACTTCGGCGAGTACCAGGGGAAGCTGCGCGCGCTGGTGGGCGCGTCCCAGGCGACGCAGATCGTGAACCGGGCGCTGGTGCTCATCACCCTCGGCGGCAACGACTTCGTCAACAACTACTACCTCATCCCCTTCTCCCTCCGCTCCCGCCAGTTCTCCCTCCCCGACTACGTCCGCTACCTCATCTTCGAGTACAAGAAGATCCTCATG AGGCTGTACGACATGGGCGCGCGGCGCGTGCTGGTGACGGGGACGGGCCCGCTGGGCTGCGCGCCGGCGGAGCTCGCGCTCCGCAGCCGCGACGGGGAGTGCGACAGGGACCTGATGCGCGCGGCGGAGCTGTTCAACCCGCAGCTGTCCCAGGCCCTGGAGGAGCTCAACGCGCGCTACGGCGACGGGACCTTCATCGCCGCCAACTCCTTCCGCGTCCACTTCGACTTCATCAGCGACCCGGCGGCGTACGGCTTCCGGACGGCCAAGGAGGCGTGCTGCGGGCAGGGGCCGCACAACGGCGTCGGCCTCTGCACGGCGGTGTCCCGCCTCTGCGCCAACAGGGACCAGTACGTGTTCTGGGACTCGTACCACCCCACGGAGCGCGCCAACCGGATCATCGTCAGCCAGTTCATGACCGGCTCGCTCGACTACGTCAGCCCGCTCAACCTCAGCACCGCCCTGCACATCGACGCCAGCCTCATGGACTGA
- the LOC109750845 gene encoding GDSL esterase/lipase LTL1 isoform X2 — translation MAGGASALAIMALGVLLLAAPSECARAFFVFGDSLVDNGNNNYLMTTARADSPPYGIDYPTHQATGRFSNGLNIPDIISEQIGAEPTLPYLSPELHGAKLLVGANFASAGVGILNDTGIQFVNIVRVSRQLHYFGEYQGKLRALVGASQATQIVNRALVLITLGGNDFVNNYYLIPFSLRSRQFSLPDYVRYLIFEYKKILMRLYDMGARRVLVTGTGPLGCAPAELALRSRDGECDRDLMRAAELFNPQLSQALEELNARYGDGTFIAANSFRVHFDFISDPAAYGFRTAKEACCGQGPHNGVGLCTAVSRLCANRDQYVFWDSYHPTERANRIIVSQFMTGSLDYVSPLNLSTALHIDASLMD, via the exons ATGGCCGGCGGTGCGTCGGCCCTGGCGATCATGGCGCTGGGCGTCCTCCTCCTGGCGGCGCCGTCGGAGTGCGCGCGCGCCTTCTTCGTGTTCGGCGACTCCCTGGTGGACAACGGCAACAACAACTACCTGATGACGACGGCGCGCGCCGACTCGCCGCCGTACGGGATCGACTACCCCACGCACCAGGCCACCGGGCGCTTCTCCAACGGCCTCAACATCCCGGACATCATCA GTGAGCAGATCGGCGCGGAGCCCACGCTGCCGTACCTGTCCCCGGAGCTCCACGGCGCGAAGCTGCTCGTGGGCGCCAACTTCGCGTCGGCGGGCGTCGGCATCCTCAACGACACCGGCATCCAATTC GTGAACATCGTGAGGGTGAGCCGGCAGCTGCACTACTTCGGCGAGTACCAGGGGAAGCTGCGCGCGCTGGTGGGCGCGTCCCAGGCGACGCAGATCGTGAACCGGGCGCTGGTGCTCATCACCCTCGGCGGCAACGACTTCGTCAACAACTACTACCTCATCCCCTTCTCCCTCCGCTCCCGCCAGTTCTCCCTCCCCGACTACGTCCGCTACCTCATCTTCGAGTACAAGAAGATCCTCATG AGGCTGTACGACATGGGCGCGCGGCGCGTGCTGGTGACGGGGACGGGCCCGCTGGGCTGCGCGCCGGCGGAGCTCGCGCTCCGCAGCCGCGACGGGGAGTGCGACAGGGACCTGATGCGCGCGGCGGAGCTGTTCAACCCGCAGCTGTCCCAGGCCCTGGAGGAGCTCAACGCGCGCTACGGCGACGGGACCTTCATCGCCGCCAACTCCTTCCGCGTCCACTTCGACTTCATCAGCGACCCGGCGGCGTACGGCTTCCGGACGGCCAAGGAGGCGTGCTGCGGGCAGGGGCCGCACAACGGCGTCGGCCTCTGCACGGCGGTGTCCCGCCTCTGCGCCAACAGGGACCAGTACGTGTTCTGGGACTCGTACCACCCCACGGAGCGCGCCAACCGGATCATCGTCAGCCAGTTCATGACCGGCTCGCTCGACTACGTCAGCCCGCTCAACCTCAGCACCGCCCTGCACATCGACGCCAGCCTCATGGACTGA